CGAGGTCAACAAAACGCTCGCCGCACCACACGCATTTAAACTGAGTCTCCCGCGAGTGCACGCTCTGATGCTTGGCCAAGTGCTCGCGTTGCTTGAAGCTCTTGTCGCAGCTGGCGCACTTGAAAGGTTTCTCCCCGGTGTGGACGCGGCGGTGGCGCTGCAGCTCCGACGAGTACCTGAAGCGTTTCTCACAGTCGGGACATTTCAGCGGTTTCTCGCGGGTCGGGTCACAGCGGTGCTGGACAAACTCTGAGGATGACACAAAGCGCTTGTCACACAGAGAGCATTTCAGCGGCTTCTCTGCGCAGTGAGTGTTTTGGTGGCGCTGCAGCGTGGAGTTCTTTTTGTAACCTTTGCCGCACACGTCGCACTTGTAGGGCTTCTCTACTTCGCCTCCACATTTGTGCCTCAGCAGTTCTCCGGATTGGCTAAAAGACTTCTGGCAAGATGCGCACTTAAACAAGCTTTCCATACCGTGCACCTGCTGATGGTAAAGCAGGTGGGACGGCTGAAGGAAGCCTTTGTCGCAGAGATTACACTTGAAAGGGCGGTCAGCTGGGTTCTTATGAGTGCGACGGTGGCGTACGAGAGCATACTGCTGCTTAAAGCTCATCTGGCACTCCTCGCACTGGAACGGTCGCTCCTCGGAATGAGTGCGTTCATGCTGCCGCAGGTCCGACGGCCGCTTGAAGCTCTTTCCACACGAGCCGCATCGGAAAGGCCGTTCTCCTTCTGGCTGGCATTGATGGTGCAGGAGCTCGGATGACTCCTTGAAGTGCATTTCGCACAAGTTGCATTTGAAAAGGTGCTCGCCTGAATGGGCGTACATGTGGCGCACGAGGTGAGAACGGTGCTTAAAGCTCTTCTCGCACACGGCGCACTTGTACGGCCGCTCGGAGCTGTGAGTGCGCTGGTGGTGTGCCAAATGTGAAGACTGGCTGAAGCTTTTATCACATGTGTCACATTTGTATGGCTTCTCACCTGTGTGGACCCTTTCGTGTCGGGTCAGCTCGGACAAATGCCGGAACGACTTATGGCACACTGAGCACTTGTACGGCCTATCCGGCGCTGAGGCCTCAAAAGCAGGCGGGGACGAGGCACTGATTGCTGCACCGCCACCAGATGTCTCTCCGGTGGAGGGCTGCTGAGGATTGGCCGCCGACGAGGTGGGTGTGACGTTTCCGGATCCGGGACGGTACGTTTTCTCACAAATGGAACACTTCATTGGGTTGTTTCCATTGCCGTGGGAGTTGTGATGCTGGGCCAAGGAAGTGAGCAACGAGAAACCCATCTTACACACGCCACATACAAAAGGCTTCTGTTCCACCTGCACACACTGATGCTCCAGCAGGTCCGTGGCTTGGCTGAAGATCTTCATGCACTGTGTGCACTGAAAAGACCTGTCTTGGGTCACCATGCACTGGTGCTCATGAGGGTTGGCCAGGTGAGATATGTCGTGTCCGCAGGCGCCACACTTATGCACTCTTTCGCCCCCTAGCTGCATAGAGGGCTGTTGAGCTTGCACGACATGCTGCTGGCCCagttgctgctgttgctgcagaGAGGAATCTGGTTGCAGGACAACGCCATACACGGTGCAGGCCAGCGTGTCCGTTGTCTGGGGAAGTGTGTGAACTACAGCAGGTGGAGCCACtgtgtgctgctgctgctgttgctgctgccaCGCCTCAGTCATACCTCCACTTTAATATTCAGAGCTCAGGAAGTGaatttttaaatgacacagtgAATAGATTGATGCAGTTTATGACGCGTAATCAGGGTGGTGACCTCTCTGCAGGTTACAGAGATAAGGATGAACACCTGGAGGGATACAAAACAATCGGAGAATTAGGATGTGT
This portion of the Vanacampus margaritifer isolate UIUO_Vmar chromosome 4, RoL_Vmar_1.0, whole genome shotgun sequence genome encodes:
- the znf319a gene encoding uncharacterized protein znf319a, whose translation is MTEAWQQQQQQQHTVAPPAVVHTLPQTTDTLACTVYGVVLQPDSSLQQQQQLGQQHVVQAQQPSMQLGGERVHKCGACGHDISHLANPHEHQCMVTQDRSFQCTQCMKIFSQATDLLEHQCVQVEQKPFVCGVCKMGFSLLTSLAQHHNSHGNGNNPMKCSICEKTYRPGSGNVTPTSSAANPQQPSTGETSGGGAAISASSPPAFEASAPDRPYKCSVCHKSFRHLSELTRHERVHTGEKPYKCDTCDKSFSQSSHLAHHQRTHSSERPYKCAVCEKSFKHRSHLVRHMYAHSGEHLFKCNLCEMHFKESSELLHHQCQPEGERPFRCGSCGKSFKRPSDLRQHERTHSEERPFQCEECQMSFKQQYALVRHRRTHKNPADRPFKCNLCDKGFLQPSHLLYHQQVHGMESLFKCASCQKSFSQSGELLRHKCGGEVEKPYKCDVCGKGYKKNSTLQRHQNTHCAEKPLKCSLCDKRFVSSSEFVQHRCDPTREKPLKCPDCEKRFRYSSELQRHRRVHTGEKPFKCASCDKSFKQREHLAKHQSVHSRETQFKCVWCGERFVDLAALQEHTVQHTAEGESFPEAPCIP